GGCTGTTGGGATTGCTTTAAGGCAGTTAAAAGGAATACTACCAACAGCAGTACTATCACCAGCTTTGAGCTTGACGAGCAGCCTGTAAAGACCACAGTTCCGGCGGGCAGTGCCTGTGCCTCCGTGCCCAAGCTGACGTAGCCGACGGAATAggttggaagaagagaatagGTTGTCGAGAAACACGTGGTATCTGGCTTCCGGCAGCAGATTCACTAGGTCGACAAACACAGCTTGGGTCGGGTTTAGGTAAACAGTACTCTGTGGCTCTCGAAGCCGCCGTTGCTGCCGTTGGCGACGTAGTTGTGAAGGCAGCCACCGGTAGGTGTGTCTGATACCTGCAGGCCTGAACTTCCGGCCCGGCCTGGGCCAGAGCCACCGCAAGAAATAACCGCGTTGAGCTACAGCCCAGGCAGAAGCAGTCTGTGTGGAAATTATAGAATACCTGGTGGCCAGGGCAGTCAAGAGCCTATACAAAGTTCaaggcttcttcaacggccCCCTCTACGAGCACCAAGACCAGATGCATTGCCTGATACTACCAAGCAGGTGAAACTTGGCACTTAACCAATGAACGACATTAGCGTGTTTTCCCATCTATTTTTTTCGGATCTCGCCATTATCTTGAGTCCCTTGATATCTTTGCCCAATGGCTTACCTACAGTATAGTACTTGATTTCCCTAAAGCAAAGGTAGGCGGCCTAGGCGGCAACGTAGGTGTAGTGCGGATGAATGACTGGACAAGAGCCTCTAATTCACGTACTTTTCAACAGCCCAGTAGCCAAACGTCCCGGCCATCAGTGGCGGCAAAAGGAACATCATTTCAGCAGGAAGGTAAAATAGATGACAATTGGTCGGTACAGTGGCAGAACGATTCAGGTGAAAACCAGATTCCCGAGACACCCCAGCGTGGTGTCCAGGGTAAATTGCAAGAACTGTCTCGACTCCCGCCAGTCCAGCCGGCAGATGCTAACGACAGTGTCAAGACAAGGAGCACCCTTTCCTTACTGTCACAGACAGGGTTCAAATCCACGACACTCCACGACACATTTGTGAATATGGCGTGGATATGGATGCTGACTAATAATTTCGATGTGGAATGGGTGGAAATGGATCCATTATGGAAATGGATCCATATTGTGGAATTCGTGGAATGGAAACCTACTTCGTCCAACAATGGTAATTAATGGGTCCCGCCCGCCCTCGGTGACGTCAATGTTTTTGTCATTGGTCCATTAAAATCCGCCGTTGCTTGACGCAAAGGCAACACACCCACCGACGTTCCTGTTTCTTGTTATGCTGGATATTCGTAGCCGAACCGATATACCTATAGACGCGCCTTGCCGTCTCTCTCCGTCAAGATCCAGCTTTTGTAGAGCTGAAAGAGCCGTTGATTGTCCTCTTCTGTTCGTTCTGGAACGGATGTGGTTGACTTGGTAGGATGGGGAGTGGCCATTTCGATTTGGGGTAGTAACGCGAGTAACAGTGAAGCCCCCAGAATGGACTCATTGTGTACGGAGGAAAATGGGGTGGCAAATCgatgttgtgttgttgtgGGTGATAGAAAGTACTTAGGATATGCGGGATTTCACAAGGAAATCAAGGTATTTTCGAACCCCACCTAAAATATTCCACGATTTCCACATGTGGAACATGTGGAAGGGGCTTCGTGGCGTGGATATGGAAATGCTGAAGCCCACGTGGAATGGAATGGAATGGATATGGATCCACATTATGGATCCATATGTGGATTTCGTGGTATGGATTTGAACCCTGGTCACAGACGAGCAAGGCTGCCTTGCCAACTCTACAGCGACACGCCCTGCGAATGCTGCTGCGAGCCCAGTGCCTCATATCAACCCCGTCGGCATAAGGAAGGGTGCCCAGAATTCTAATCTTTCGCAGGCCGTGCCTACGGGACAGCTAGCAGTAGCTCTGCCATTTACGCCTGGTTCTATGGCGGCTAACCCACCTGTTGACTTGGTTTACACCGCGACATTAAACATGGAAAATTGTAATATGACTGTAAATCCCTTTCTCTCTTTAGGGACTGGTGAGGTGATTGCTAATATGGATGTAGGACTTGGCGAGTTTCCCTACGTTTGCGGATGATTTTGGTGGATTTGACTTGGATGCTTGCCTAGAAAGTAGTGCTGAAGATGTAGGAGGCTTTTACTTCAACTATTTTCCGTCTAACATAAATGCCGATAACATTGACCAAAGTTGATTCAATATGGATGCGGGGGGACTCATGTTTCTTGACCATCAGGTTAATAATACTCAGGATGCCGTCTTGGAAGCTGGTACTGACACTATCCTGATCCACATGAGACGGGAAGCTGAAGGCACAGGAGAACCCGCCAACGCTGCGCTCAGCAAGCTAATACTTCGTCTTTTCGTCATGCTTGTCCCCCTTTTCTAGCTGTTGAGGCTGCGATTTGTTGTgttcatcgccatcgccttTCATAGCTTCATGCATAGATGGGCCTTCGACAAAACCTGCAGGAGGGTTCCTTGAGGTATAGGTTCGCTCGGACTTTTCACGGATGACCAGTGTCTGCGGCCCACCAAACCCGATGTGcacctccttcttgttcaTACCAGGAAGCCCGCTGATGGATAAACCACTATACTTAAATGATGTCTCCGCCAAACCGATTGTTTCCCCTTCCGGTACTAGGACCAGGGAATCTGGGGTTTCCACCAGGGCCAGTGGGATCCCATCGCGCTCCAGGCGGTACTTGAGGATCGAAGCCGGATGATCCATCGTCTCCTTGACCTCCAAACAATGGGTCATCAAAGGTGGGATGCATACCCGAGCCACCACCGGGTTGAGGTAACCCACCAGTGAAAGAACCACGAAGAGGATCATGGGGGCCAAGACCGGGCGGATTCAAATCATCGTGGCCAATATTGTAAGGCGATCTACCAGGCATTTGAAGGCCGCTTCGTGAAGGCCGGTGCATTTCGTACTCATCCTCAAAGCCTGGAGGGAGGGAAGTCGCCTACTGGATGAGGGTTGAGGACGGGCCATCTCAGGGTGTGGAATCGCTGGAGGCGGGGGCCTATAGGAGTTTACTATAGGACCACCATGGCAAGGTCGGTTAGGGCCCTGCGCTACCTGGGCCCTGCTCTCAGAGTGGGTGTTGGCTTCTGCTTTAGCGGGCTCGACATAACCTTTGCTTTGAAGCTTGGGAATTAATTTCTGGATGATGTGGAGTTTAAGGTCATGAAGTATATCTGTGAAGGGTGATCAGTATAAGGTAATAGAGGAAAGCATTAAGAAGGGGGAACATGCCAGCGATAGCTTGCTCCGAGGTAAATAAGCCCCGAAGCTTTTCAGCAAGGTCACTTCGATCTTCCTCATTGTCCTTTATTGTAATGCGAATGGGGAGTTTATCAGATTTCACGAGTTCGCCAATAGATCGATCAAAACGACAAATGTTGTCATCTCCAACCGCTAGTCCCTGGATCTCGACCTTTTTACCCATGGGATTGACACGGATGCTGAGAGCCATGGCCGACTGCTTGTACGAGTATAAAAAGCTATAAGAGTCTAAGCCCGAATTCCACTGTGGCGGTAGGCGAGGAGCCAGCGATTCGCATTCAGCTGTTTCTTTGGTATCAGCTAAGACATGGTGGGGATGGAAGGGAATACTTACGTAGTTTCTTGTCTTCGTCAAAGCCTTGAAGTTTGAATCCAAGGGCGGCCAAGTAGGAATGAATAAGGAGAGCGATGGCTTCGTAGGACGATGCGAGATCTGATGAGTCATCGCTGTGAAGATGTGTAGGGAGAGCGTCTGCCATGCCACTGAGGATGGCGGTGACACTAAGGTGTTCTGACATTACGGATTGTGATGTCTTTAATGTCGAGTTCTTGATAGCGTTCATTAGTGGGGTCTTTTGTTGCTAAATACCTAGTAGGTAAGGTACGTAGTGGAAGAGATGCAAGTCAGAAGTCATTCGAGGTAAGGTTTGAAACTGCGTCATGAAGTAGTTGCCTCTCAGCCCAATACATGGATCCTTTGGGCATCACGGGGTAGTGATACTGAGGCAGTGGCGGGGCGTTTTGTAAGTTAAAATGGGATGCCTAGATCGAGCCCTGGCCATTTTATACCCAGAGAAGCGTACTTCTTGAAATTACATGTAGGTACTATGAAATCAGCCTAGCAAATTGAGTTTAGTAGTGGAAAGTTTCATTTAAAGGTACCAGGTACGACCAGCACGTCTATGCACACAATGCTACAATGTGCAGCAAAAAATAAGCGTCCAGCAAGCCAACACCGCAGAAGACATACATTTACACATACACACCTTGCACAAAACAGATAAGGTACCGATTGGGAcataaatattatatcttatttataataatttcCATGTTAGGCACTTCGGTGGTTTGCTGCATCATCCTCATAACGATGCTTACGCGATACCACTCTGTTACCCATGAAATGTTTCAAGATGGGCTTGTTGGGAAGTAGCCCGCCTGCAATTGTAGACACTTCTTAGGAAATTATGACCCATAATAATATGGCAATTGATACGCGGGCATGACGAATTGATACGCGGGCATGATCCTTAGGGGGCATGACTTTTATGGCCTCTGATTCGTCCAAAAGAAATTGTTAGTGTCAGCAGAATTCTGCCAGAACCTCCTTAGTACCTCGAGCCTTGCTCTCCTTTAGCAGCTGGTGCGACGCGACCAAGCTCTCTCCATTCCTATCCACAATGTCTCCCAACCCTCAATGATTAGGATCTTCATTTTGTCCCGATCCGAGTCTCCTTCCGGCTCATAGAGAAATCTAAGACATGGAACCCGCAGTCCTAGTCCTAGCGATCAATCACGCCGCCGAAAACGACAGTTGCAGGAGCTGACAAGCTGGCTGAAGCCCACTGTTACCACCGAATAGACCTCCCTCAGCGAGCAGTATTGGGAACAAGTATCGGCCCATACTACGCAACCCAGCGTTCGGAGACGGAGGAGTTAATGGGAGCTACATGgcagcgacgaggagattCTTCCTTCCATAGTAGTGAGAGTAAACAAGTAGATAGCTGCCCTTGAGAGCGTAAGGGAATTGGATTTTTCCTCTATTGAGAATAAGGCTTTGTTGCCTGACACCTGAATACAAGCCTGTCTAAGCACTCCCCCAACCTGATTGCTGCTGTAGCGATGACGAGATCTGGGCTTGTTAAGCGAGCTGGCTTCACCGCCTTTGCACAGAGGTATTTATGGGTCTAGAAGAATTTGGCCCAATCAGGTATTACAAAAAGTCATGCCCCCCTAAGGATCATGCCCGCGTATCAATTCGTCATGCcccccta
This genomic interval from Fusarium oxysporum f. sp. lycopersici 4287 chromosome 3, whole genome shotgun sequence contains the following:
- a CDS encoding hypothetical protein (At least one base has a quality score < 10) produces the protein MNAIKNSTLKTSQSVMSEHLSVTAILSGMADALPTHLHSDDSSDLASSYEAIALLIHSYLAALGFKLQGFDEDKKLPECESLAPRLPPQWNSGLDSYSFLYSYKQSAMALSIRVNPMGKKVEIQGLAVGDDNICRFDRSIGELVKSDKLPIRITIKDNEEDRNILHDLKLHIIQKLIPKLQSKGYVEPAKAEANTHSESRAQVAQGPNRPCHGGPIVNSYRPPPPAIPHPEMARPQPSSSFEDEYEMHRPSRSGLQMPGRSPYNIGHDDLNPPGLGPHDPLRGSFTGGLPQPGGGSGMHPTFDDPLFGGQGDDGSSGFDPQVPPGARWDPTGPGGNPRFPGPSTGRGNNRFGGDII